A single Pseudochaenichthys georgianus chromosome 10, fPseGeo1.2, whole genome shotgun sequence DNA region contains:
- the eif4ebp3l gene encoding eukaryotic translation initiation factor 4E-binding protein 3-like has translation MSTGSNEVKSCPIPTRVLTLKDWSQLPDIYSQTPGGTLFSTTPGGTRIIYDRKFLMDCRNSPIARTPPCCLPQIPGVTVPASHPMGKLQDLKEEEEEEKDIADDNQFEMDI, from the exons ATGTCGACCGGCTCAAATGAAGTTAAAAGCTGCCCCATCCCCACCAGGGTGCTCACCCTGAAGGACTGGTCCCAGCTACCCGACATTTACAGCCAGACACCCGGGGGCACCCTGTTCTCCACCACGCCTGGAG GTACACGCATCATCTACGACAGGAAGTTCTTAATGGATTGTCGAAACTCTCCTATCGCCCGGACCCCCCCATGCTGTCTGCCCCAGATCCCCGGGGTAACAGTACCTGCTTCACACCCCATGGGGAAACTGCAGGATCtcaaagaggaggaagaggaagagaaagaCATTGCAG ATGACAACCAGTTTGAGATGGACATCTGA